From the Rhinatrema bivittatum chromosome 7, aRhiBiv1.1, whole genome shotgun sequence genome, one window contains:
- the PLEKHF1 gene encoding pleckstrin homology domain-containing family F member 1, with amino-acid sequence MVDNLANSEINLQRIAAVENCFGASGQPLAVSERVLVGEGILTKECRKKPKPRIFFLFNDILVYGTIVINKRRYNAQHIIPLEDVTLELLPDTNQVKNRWMIKTSKKSFVVSAASLTERKEWIGHIEECVRQLLEKTGRQPAQEHAAPWIPDRATDICMRCTQTKFSAFTRRHHCRKCGFVVCGVCSKHRFLMPRLSPKPLRVCGLCHRQLLAEKEAQVEEERQKAEKIHLERPVYDPSSEEDSDKSDNDDCEKVELPMGSDFYSSNVSWSAFHR; translated from the coding sequence ATGGTGGACAACTTGGCCAACAGTGAGATCAACCTTCAGCGCATTGCGGCGGTCGAGAACTGCTTTGGCGCCTCCGGACAACCTTTGGCTGTGTCAGAAAGGGTTCTGGTAGGGGAAGGAATTCTGACAAAAGAGTGTCGAAAAAAGCCCAAACCTCGCATCTTCTTCCTCTTCAACGACATCCTCGTGTACGGGACCATTGTGATCAACAAGCGGCGCTACAACGCCCAGCACATCATCCCACTCGAAGACGTCACCCTGGAGCTGCTCCCCGACACGAACCAAGTGAAGAACCGCTGGATGATCAAGACGTCGAAAAAGTCATTCGTGGTCTCGGCGGCCTCCCtcacggagcggaaggagtgGATCGGCCACATCGAGGAGTGCGTCAGGCAGCTGCTGGAGAAGACCGGGAGGCAGCCCGCCCAGGAGCACGCGGCCCCCTGGATCCCGGACCGGGCCACCGACATCTGCATGCGCTGCACGCAGACCAAGTTCTCCGCCTTCACCCGCCGGCACCACTGCCGCAAGTGTGGCTTTGTGGTGTGCGGGGTCTGCTCCAAGCACAGGTTTCTCATGCCGCGGCTGTCTCCCAAGCCGCTGAGGGTGTGCGGCCTCTGCCACAGGCAGCTTCTGGCGGAGAAGGAAGCgcaggtggaggaagagagacagaaagCGGAGAAAATCCATTTGGAGAGGCCGGTTTATGACCCGTCTAGTGAAGAAGACAGTGACAAGTCTGACAACGATGACTGTGAAAAAGTAGAGTTGCCAATGGGTAGTGACTTCTACTCCTCCAATGTCTCTTGGTCTGCTTTCCATCGCTGA